The genomic stretch GTCCGCCGCGCCCGGGCCGGTCTCCGGCCCGGGCCGGAACAGGATGCGGTACATCATCGGCGCCACCAGGTGGTCCATGACCGCCTCCAGCTCCGGCACCGCCTCGCCCCGGGCGCGCGCCCGGTCCAGGACCGTGCGTACCTGCTCGGCGGCGTAGCGGGAACACTGCCCGGCGTTGCCGCCGTCCGGGTCACCGGCCAGCGCGTCGCGGATGTACGCGCGGCCGGCCGCGGACGCCATCTCCTCAAGGAACTGCTCGGCCCAGGCCCTCATGTCGGCACGCAGCGAACCGTGGTCCTCCGGCGGCCCCTCCGGCCGCAGCCGCTCCACGGCCACATCCGACAGCAGCTCCTGCAAGTCGCCCCACCGCCGGTACACGGTGGACGGTGTGACCCCGGCCCGCGCCGCGATGACCGGCACGGTCAGCCCGTCCCGCCCCCGCTCGGCGATCAGCTCCCGTACGGCCCGGTGGACCGACTCCTGCACCCGCGCACTGCGGCCACCGGGGCGGGCGGCCTTGCGGACACCCTTGGCGCCCGCCGTCCCGGCCCCCGGTGCGCGCTCCTGTGCGGACTCCGCGCTCCTGCTGGCATTCACCAGCCCACCTTAACGCGAATTATTTGCGTCAAGGCATGTCCGGCGTCCGCCGGCCGGCTCCCCCGAGATGCGCGAGAAGGGCGTCGAGCGCCTCCTTGAGCGCCGCCGCGTTCTTCTCGTCGAACCAGGTCGTGCGGACGCGCTCGTTGCTCCCGTTCGGCGTCTCGTGGTCGCCCACGAGCCGGGGCAGCGGCCGGGAGCCGTCGCCCAGGGCCCGTCCGACGTCCTGGAACAGACCGCGGAGGTACCGGTCCGCGTCCTCGGCCGGGACGCCGTGGCCCGCGGCCCACTCGGTCAGCGTGGCGAGGTACGCGTAGTGGCTGGTGATGGTTCCCGTCAGGGCGGAGAAGACATTGAACGACGCCTCGTCCGCCAGCGGCAGCGCGCCGCCGAGCGTGCCGAACAGCGCCGCGGCGGCGGGGCGGTCCGGGCAGATGACGGTGACCGAGGTGCGCCCGCGTACGGCGGGGAGCGGGATCGCCCGTACGACCGGCGCCCGGGTGCCGAGGAGCCGGCGCACCTCGTCGATCGCCACCCCGGCCAGCACGCTGACCACCTCCCGGTCCGCCGGAACCGTGAGCCCGGTGAGGGCTTCGGCGCGCTGGTCGGGGCGGACGGCGATGACGATCAGCGCGGCGCGGTCGATCACGTCCTGGTTGCCGGAGCAGACCCGTACGGTCGGGAAGCGGCCGGCCAGTTCGGCCGCGGCGCCCGCTCCCCTGGGGGAGAGGAAGATCTGCGGCGGGTTCTCGTTCCCCTCGCACAGGCCCTCCACCATGGCGCGGGCCATCTCCCCCACGCCGATGATCCCGACGCGCTCCGTCGCGGCTGCGTCCTTCGCTCGGTTGACCATGCACGTACGTCCTTCTCGTGAGGGCGGTGATCCCGGCCGGGGCCGGGCTGAACGGTAGCCGGGGCACGGCCAGAACGCCTACGGTCACCCGGCCCGGCCCCGCCACGCGGCCTCACGCGCTCACGACCACGAACACGGCGGTGGCCGCCAGAGCCGCGTACACCGCCGCCGCCACCCGCAGGCCGAAGCGCAGCAGGGTGTGCTCCGCCAAGCCCGCGTTCCCGGCACGGTCGCCCGCCACCGCCAGGATGAGCATGATCATCGGTAGCGAGGTGAAGACGGCGTGGCCCGCCGCGCTGTTCTGGAGGGCCGCGAACCATACGTCGAGCCCGGCCCCACCCGGTGCGAGGCGCTGCTGAAGGGGCATCATCAGCGCGTTGCCGCCGACGTTCGAGCCGGTGATGAAGCCGCTGAGCATGCCGAGCGCGGGGGCGGCGAGCGCGATGACCAGCGGCGGCGCCGCGGCCACCGCCGCGCCCAGCGCCCCGATCATGCCGCTGTCCACCATCAGCCGACCGAGCAGCACGAACCCGGCCAGTGCGAGCAGCGGCCGCCCCGCACGGGTCAACGCGGCGCGGACGTCCGGGACATGGGCCCGGCCACGGTCCAGCAGCAGGGCGGCGGCCAGCAGGGGCAGCCCGGGCGAGGACAGCAGCGCGAAGCTCGAATTCCCCACGTGCAGCGCCAGCGGGGGCACGCCCACCGCCGCCGCCAGGCGCGTCAGCGCGATGCCGCCGAGAACCAGGCCGTACGCGTGCAGGACGGCGCGCGGCGGCAGGAGCCGGCCGGCCGGTTCGGTGCCGGTGCCCGAACCGGTGCCGGTGCCCCTGCCGGTGCGTGCCCTTCGTACGGCGCACACCGTCAGCCCCAGCGCCGTGGTGACCAACCCCGCCAGCACACCCGCCGGTTGCACCACTCCCGCCCGGTTCAGCACCAGCAGCCCGAGGGAAAGCGCCACGCCCGAGGCGAACGCCACGGCGGCGGTACGCAGACGGCGCCGCGGCCGGGCCAGCAGCGCGGCCCACACGGTCACCAGCGGGAAGACCAGACCGCTGGTGACCGCGGTGGCGCCGCCCAGGGTGGCCGGGTCGGTGGCCGTGAGCGCGGCGCCGATGACGGTGGCGAGGCCGAGGGTGCCCCACGGCATGATGTTCATGCCGAGCATGGCCTGCCGCAGCGCGGTCGCGGGTGGTGCGAGGGCGAGCAGCACCGGCACGGTGACCAGCAGCGACACCCCGAATCCGGTGAGCGCCTCGACCGTGGGGGCGATGCCCGCCACCACCAGCGCGATCTTCGCGGGACCCGGCAGCGGCAGCCCGCGTACCCACTCCCGCAAGGACCGGTGCACCTCCCGGCGCGTGAGCACCTGGCTGAGGTACACGCCGGGCAGCATCACCGCGGCGGCGTTGAGCACCAGCAGCCCCGCCTCCCCGGCGCCGGTGACCAGGACATCGCCCGGCAGGGTGAAGTCCGGCAGCCACCAGATCAGCAGCAGCGCCAGCCCGGCGCCCGCGGCCGCCGCCCAGTGCGCCGGGCGGCGCAGCCCTGTGATCATTCCCAGCACCATGACGAGCGGGGAAACCGCTATCGCCCACACCATCGCTGAAGTCGCCTTTCGTCTCTCGCGTCGTCTCTCGCGACACGGCGGTTCCAGCCTCACGGGGCGACCGGTGATCGTCTTGAACGAAAGTCGGGGCCCGGGGGCGGGCCGATGGAGGGGCGGCGCCCGGTTCAGGGGCGAATCGCTACGGGTCCGGGGGGGGATCGCACCCGACTCAGGGCGGGGCGAATCGTTCTCGCCTCAGGGCGAATCCCGCCCGGCTCAGGCCGGACCAGGCCCCGGCTCAGGCCGGATCGCTCCCGGCGTCACGCCGAAGTACCGCTTGAAGACACGCGTCAGATGGGCCTGATCGGCGAAGCCCGCGGCCGTCGCCACCTCCGCCGGACGCCGGCCCGTCAGCAGCAGGCGGCGGGCGCGGTTGGCGCGCAGGCGCAGCAGATAGGCGTGCGGCGGAAGCCCGTACGCCTGGCGGAAGGCGGTGATGAGCGAGGCCCGCGGCATGCCCGTGGCGGCGCTCAGCTCCGCGACGGTGACGGGCTCGGCCCACCGGTCGTGCAGCACCTGCCGTGCCAGGTCCGGGCCGCGCCGCCCGCCGTGCGGGGTCCCGGCGGCCCTCGGGCCGGTACGGGCGTGCCCGCGGAGCACCGCGGTGAGGCCGTCGAGCAGCAGGGACTCCGCGGTGAGCGGGTCCCCGTCGTGTTCCTGCTCCTGGTGGACGCGGCGCAGCCGGGCGAAGAGCGCGGCGTCCCGTACGGCGGTGTCGGTGAACCAGACGTCCGCGGCGCCCAGGTGGGCCCGGGCCAGTTCGGCGACCAGGGACGTGTCGAAGTAGAACATCCGGTACCGCCAGCCGGACTCCTCGGCGGCGAAACCGGTGTGCACCTGGCCGGGGTTGAGGACGACCAGGTGTCCGGCGGGGATCACCACCGTGCCGCCGGGCGTGCGCAGTCCCTCGGCGCCCTGCTCGATGACGCCGACGGCGAGCTGCTCGTGGGTGTGCCGGTCGAAGGAGAAGCGCCGGAAACGCGCGGCGAGCAGTTCGACCTGCCCGCTCCCGGCCGCGGTCCACAACCGGGCGTGCTCCCCCTCCGTGACCATGCGGGCATGGTCACAGACGGGCGGGCGGCGGCGTAGGGCCTGGCTCACATCCTCCGTACGGCAGGCGGGGCGGGCTCCGGCCGTCAGCGCAGCCGTGTGACGCCCGTGTCCCCGTCGCCGCGGGGAAGTCGCCGGCCGTCGTCCTGGCATGGCGGCCGCGGAACGCGGAAAGCCCAGCTCAGGCCATGACTGAGCTGGGACTGTCCGGTGCCGTGGGGTCAGCTGGCGAGGACCGCCTTGATCACCGTTCCTTCGGCGACGGCCGCCAGCGCCGCGGCGTGCTCGTCCAGCGGATACGACGTCACCAGATCGCGCAGGCCGAAGCGCGCGGTGAGGGCCGGGAGCAGCTTCACGTACTCGGCCAGGTGGGCGCCGGTGAAGGCCCAGGAGCCGACCACGTCGAGCTGGCGGTACACGATCTGGTGCGGGTTGAGGAGGGTGTCGCCCGCGTCCGTGTACTGGCCGATGATGAGGTAGGAGCCTCCTCTGCGGGCGAGCCGCAGCCCCTGCGCGACGGCGTTGGGCACACCGGCGCACTCGATGACCAGGTCGGCCCCGTCCCCGCCGGTCGCCGTCCGCACCTGGTCCAGGAGCTGGTCGGGGTCCTCGGCGTCGGCGATGTTCAGGTGGACGTCGCCGATGCCCGCCGCCGCGGCGGCCTCCAGCCGGCCCGCGGGCCCGCCGACAATGATCACCTTCGACGCGCCCGCGAGGTGGCTCAGCGCCGCCGCCGCGAGCCCGACCGGGCCGCTGCCCTGGACGACGACGACCTCGCCGAGGCGGACCGGGCGCCGCTCGTACAGCGCGTGGACGACGGTGGGGCCGGCACAGGCCAGCGACATCGCGGCCAGCGGGTCGATGCCGTCGTCGAGGCGCACGACGGTGGTGCCCGCGCGCAGGGCGATCTGCTGCGCCCAGGCCCCGTTCAGGCCCGGCCCGTCGTCCAGTGAGCGGTTGACCCCGTAGGTGCGGCGGTTTTGGCACAGGGTGGGCTCGCGGTGCTGGGCGCAGGGGACGCACCGGCCGCAGGCGATGGACGAGGCCCACATCACGGTGTCTCCCGGCCGCAGTGCGGCGCCGGCCGAGTCGTGGGTGACGCCTTCGGCCAGTTCCCGTACGGTGCCCAGGCCCTCGTGGCCGAGGACCAGGGGCGTGGGGATGTCCAGGTGCCCTTCCCGCAGGTGCAGGTCCGTGCCGCAGATCCCGCCGTAGGCGCAGTCCACGGTCATGCCGCCCTCGGGAGGCGACGGGATGCCGAACTCGCGCACCGTCAGCGGTTCGCCGAACTCTTCCAGCACGACCGCCCGGCTCCGCGCGGCGTCTCGCGTCCCGCTCACGCCGCCACCGCCCCGAACTCGCCGAGGAAGGAGGATTCGAGGCTGCGCAGCGGCCGGGTGTCGCGGCAGACGACGTACTCGGGGCGCGGAGCGCCCTGCCCCGTGGGGACGTTCGCGCAGTCGTTGTAGGTGGCGATGAGGAGCCGGCGCGGGAACGGCGACATGTTCGGCGCGGAGCCGTGCACGATCTCCGGGGAGAAGAGGACCACGGAGCCGGCCGGGCCCTTCGGGCTCACCATGCCGCTGCGCTCGGTGAGCTCGGCGAGCTGCGGCGCGGTGAGCGAGATGTCGTCGGGGTCGAGGTGCTGTTCCGACTTGGCGGAGGCGTCGCGGTCGTCGCGCACGAGCCCGGCGCGGTGCGAGCCGGGAAGGTAGATGACGGGGCCGTTGAACTCGTCCACGTCGTCGAGGAACAGGCCGACGTTGATCAGGCGCGGGGCCGGCAGCCCGTCGGCGATCCGCCAGGCGGCGTAGTCCTGGTGCCAGGACCACTTCTCGCCGCCGAAGGCGGGCTTGGTGTTGATCTTGAACTGGTAGACGTAGACGTCGTCCGTCAGCAGTTGCCTGGCCGGTTCCAGGATGCGCGGGTCCCGCATCAGCGCGGCGAACTCCGGCTGCCGGTGGTGCGAGGCGTAGACGGCCCGGACCTCGTCGCTCCCCTCCTCCAGGATGAGCTGGGGGCCGGGGACGGCGCAGTCCCGCTGAAGCGCCTCGCGCAGGCGGTCCGTTTCCCGCTGGTCCAGCAGGGACTCGAAGAACAGGAAACCGCTTTCGCGGTATGCGTCGATCTGCTGCTGCGTCAGTTGCATTCTTGTCGCTTCCTCACTTACTCGTTTCACGGAACCGGACGCCATCGGACCCATCGGCCTCAGCCCATGAAATGACCGCCGTCCACGATCAGTTGCTGGCCGGTGATGTAGGAACTGCCGGAGGTGACCAGGAACTCCAGCGCGTCCGCGATGTCCGCGGTCGCGCCGATGCGGTTCCGTGGAATGCCGCGCACGATCGCCTCCCGTTTCTCCGGTACGTCCAGGCCGTACCGCTCGGTCACCTCGGGGGTGTCGGTGAAGCCGGGGATCAGGGCGTTGACGCGGACCGCCGGGGCGAGTTCCAGCGCCAGGCACTTGGTCAGCTGCAGCAGCCCGGCCTTGCTGGCGCAGTAGTTGGCGCCGTCGCGGCGGGGCCGGATCGCCGTCGTCGAGCCGATGTTGACGATCGTGCCGCGGCCGGCGGCGACCATCGCGGGGGCGAGGGCGCGGCACATCCGGAAGGGGCCGGACAGGTTCGTGGCCAGCACCTCGTCCCAGTCCTCGTCGGTGAGCTCGGCGAAGGGGCGGTCCCGGTTGCGGCCCGCGTTGTTGACCAGCACCTCGGGAGCGCCGTGCTCGTCCAGGACGCGGCGGCAGCCCTCGCGTACCGACGCCGCGTCCGCCACGTCGAGGCACAGCGCCTCGATACGGCCCGCACCCGCGTCCTCCGCTTGCCGGGCCGCTTCCTTGTCGTTCCGGTAGAGGGCGATCACCCGGTATCCGAGCGCG from Streptomyces albofaciens JCM 4342 encodes the following:
- a CDS encoding L-lactate permease: MVWAIAVSPLVMVLGMITGLRRPAHWAAAAGAGLALLLIWWLPDFTLPGDVLVTGAGEAGLLVLNAAAVMLPGVYLSQVLTRREVHRSLREWVRGLPLPGPAKIALVVAGIAPTVEALTGFGVSLLVTVPVLLALAPPATALRQAMLGMNIMPWGTLGLATVIGAALTATDPATLGGATAVTSGLVFPLVTVWAALLARPRRRLRTAAVAFASGVALSLGLLVLNRAGVVQPAGVLAGLVTTALGLTVCAVRRARTGRGTGTGSGTGTEPAGRLLPPRAVLHAYGLVLGGIALTRLAAAVGVPPLALHVGNSSFALLSSPGLPLLAAALLLDRGRAHVPDVRAALTRAGRPLLALAGFVLLGRLMVDSGMIGALGAAVAAAPPLVIALAAPALGMLSGFITGSNVGGNALMMPLQQRLAPGGAGLDVWFAALQNSAAGHAVFTSLPMIMLILAVAGDRAGNAGLAEHTLLRFGLRVAAAVYAALAATAVFVVVSA
- a CDS encoding zinc-binding dehydrogenase, whose translation is MSGTRDAARSRAVVLEEFGEPLTVREFGIPSPPEGGMTVDCAYGGICGTDLHLREGHLDIPTPLVLGHEGLGTVRELAEGVTHDSAGAALRPGDTVMWASSIACGRCVPCAQHREPTLCQNRRTYGVNRSLDDGPGLNGAWAQQIALRAGTTVVRLDDGIDPLAAMSLACAGPTVVHALYERRPVRLGEVVVVQGSGPVGLAAAALSHLAGASKVIIVGGPAGRLEAAAAAGIGDVHLNIADAEDPDQLLDQVRTATGGDGADLVIECAGVPNAVAQGLRLARRGGSYLIIGQYTDAGDTLLNPHQIVYRQLDVVGSWAFTGAHLAEYVKLLPALTARFGLRDLVTSYPLDEHAAALAAVAEGTVIKAVLAS
- a CDS encoding NAD(P)-binding domain-containing protein; the protein is MVNRAKDAAATERVGIIGVGEMARAMVEGLCEGNENPPQIFLSPRGAGAAAELAGRFPTVRVCSGNQDVIDRAALIVIAVRPDQRAEALTGLTVPADREVVSVLAGVAIDEVRRLLGTRAPVVRAIPLPAVRGRTSVTVICPDRPAAAALFGTLGGALPLADEASFNVFSALTGTITSHYAYLATLTEWAAGHGVPAEDADRYLRGLFQDVGRALGDGSRPLPRLVGDHETPNGSNERVRTTWFDEKNAAALKEALDALLAHLGGAGRRTPDMP
- a CDS encoding AraC family transcriptional regulator, which translates into the protein MVTEGEHARLWTAAGSGQVELLAARFRRFSFDRHTHEQLAVGVIEQGAEGLRTPGGTVVIPAGHLVVLNPGQVHTGFAAEESGWRYRMFYFDTSLVAELARAHLGAADVWFTDTAVRDAALFARLRRVHQEQEHDGDPLTAESLLLDGLTAVLRGHARTGPRAAGTPHGGRRGPDLARQVLHDRWAEPVTVAELSAATGMPRASLITAFRQAYGLPPHAYLLRLRANRARRLLLTGRRPAEVATAAGFADQAHLTRVFKRYFGVTPGAIRPEPGPGPA
- a CDS encoding phytanoyl-CoA dioxygenase family protein, which gives rise to MQLTQQQIDAYRESGFLFFESLLDQRETDRLREALQRDCAVPGPQLILEEGSDEVRAVYASHHRQPEFAALMRDPRILEPARQLLTDDVYVYQFKINTKPAFGGEKWSWHQDYAAWRIADGLPAPRLINVGLFLDDVDEFNGPVIYLPGSHRAGLVRDDRDASAKSEQHLDPDDISLTAPQLAELTERSGMVSPKGPAGSVVLFSPEIVHGSAPNMSPFPRRLLIATYNDCANVPTGQGAPRPEYVVCRDTRPLRSLESSFLGEFGAVAA
- a CDS encoding TetR/AcrR family transcriptional regulator, with the translated sequence MQESVHRAVRELIAERGRDGLTVPVIAARAGVTPSTVYRRWGDLQELLSDVAVERLRPEGPPEDHGSLRADMRAWAEQFLEEMASAAGRAYIRDALAGDPDGGNAGQCSRYAAEQVRTVLDRARARGEAVPELEAVMDHLVAPMMYRILFRPGPETGPGAADYARSLVERLLPA
- a CDS encoding SDR family NAD(P)-dependent oxidoreductase, with translation MTSHTAVVSGGTRGIGLALSLRLTALGYRVIALYRNDKEAARQAEDAGAGRIEALCLDVADAASVREGCRRVLDEHGAPEVLVNNAGRNRDRPFAELTDEDWDEVLATNLSGPFRMCRALAPAMVAAGRGTIVNIGSTTAIRPRRDGANYCASKAGLLQLTKCLALELAPAVRVNALIPGFTDTPEVTERYGLDVPEKREAIVRGIPRNRIGATADIADALEFLVTSGSSYITGQQLIVDGGHFMG